Proteins co-encoded in one Chthoniobacterales bacterium genomic window:
- a CDS encoding FAD-dependent oxidoreductase, translating to MRGEISVDVLVVGGGITGITTAYLLKEAGCRVAVIDQQSIGGGETAHTTAHLTMVTDARLHELVKTIGHDAARAFWEAGLAAIEQIRALVTAREIDCDFQDTPGYLFAATDKPEESDSLREDARLAKEFGFDVDGGGTDPLFGRPAIRFANQARFHPLRYLDVLAKAIPGAGSHVFSKTSANGLDAARHELQTERGVIRYETLIAATHVPIQGERGAVGAALFQTKLAAYSTYAIAAGIDDAPDALFWDTRDPYHYWRLGRGDDESAVMILGGEDHKTGQQDNTEGCYARLEEQLRKKFPRARVTHRWSGQVIETPDGLPFIGEIDERQFLATGFSGNGMTLGTFAAMLIRDRVIGAANPFAGLFDPHRKQITSAWTYLRENKDFPLHFLKERLASPEKLEDVKRTTGAIVKIDGRKRAVYCDEHGKRTILSPVCPHMGCLVVWNAAEKTWDCPCHGSRFMSSGGLMAGPAESGLEKIDP from the coding sequence TTGCGGGGAGAAATCTCCGTCGACGTGCTCGTGGTCGGCGGCGGTATTACGGGCATCACGACGGCGTATCTGTTGAAAGAGGCCGGCTGCCGCGTGGCCGTCATCGATCAGCAAAGCATCGGCGGCGGGGAAACCGCGCACACGACTGCGCATCTCACCATGGTCACGGACGCGCGGCTTCACGAGCTCGTAAAAACGATAGGCCATGACGCCGCCCGCGCCTTTTGGGAAGCGGGTCTCGCGGCCATCGAGCAAATTCGGGCGCTCGTCACGGCTCGCGAAATCGATTGCGATTTCCAGGATACCCCGGGGTATCTCTTCGCCGCCACCGACAAGCCCGAGGAGAGCGATTCGTTGCGAGAGGACGCGCGATTGGCGAAGGAATTTGGATTCGATGTCGACGGGGGCGGCACCGATCCCTTGTTCGGTCGGCCAGCGATCCGTTTTGCCAACCAGGCGAGATTTCACCCGCTTCGCTATTTGGACGTGCTGGCGAAAGCCATCCCGGGCGCGGGCAGTCATGTCTTTTCAAAAACTTCCGCCAATGGCCTGGACGCGGCCAGGCATGAGCTGCAGACGGAGCGCGGCGTCATCCGCTACGAAACCCTGATCGCGGCCACGCATGTCCCGATTCAAGGTGAGCGGGGAGCCGTTGGTGCGGCCCTTTTTCAAACGAAACTCGCCGCTTACTCGACCTACGCGATCGCGGCCGGGATCGACGACGCGCCGGACGCGCTTTTCTGGGACACGCGCGATCCCTATCACTATTGGCGCCTCGGTCGTGGCGACGATGAAAGCGCCGTGATGATTCTTGGCGGGGAAGACCACAAAACCGGGCAGCAGGACAATACCGAGGGCTGCTATGCGAGGCTGGAGGAACAGCTTCGAAAGAAGTTCCCGCGTGCGCGGGTCACGCATCGATGGTCGGGGCAGGTCATCGAGACGCCGGATGGCCTGCCCTTCATCGGCGAGATCGACGAGAGACAATTCCTTGCCACCGGTTTCTCCGGCAATGGCATGACGCTGGGGACCTTTGCCGCGATGCTCATCCGCGATCGCGTCATTGGAGCAGCCAACCCCTTTGCCGGGTTGTTCGATCCCCATCGCAAACAAATCACCTCGGCCTGGACGTATTTACGCGAGAACAAGGACTTTCCCCTTCACTTCCTCAAAGAGCGTCTCGCCTCTCCGGAGAAGCTGGAGGATGTCAAACGCACGACTGGCGCGATCGTCAAGATCGACGGCAGGAAGCGCGCGGTTTATTGCGACGAGCACGGCAAGCGGACGATTCTTTCCCCGGTCTGCCCTCACATGGGTTGCCTCGTGGTCTGGAACGCCGCGGAGAAAACCTGGGATTGCCCCTGCCACGGCTCCCGCTTCATGTCCTCGGGCGGCCTCATGGCCGGCCCGGCGGAGAGCGGACTCGAGAAGATCGATCCTTAG
- a CDS encoding DUF72 domain-containing protein, with the protein MAARVHIGISGWTYAPWRGVFFPKGLRQSDELAFAARAFSTIEINGTHYSLQKPASFQRWRDETPAGFIFSVKANRYITHLRRLRNVKVPMANFFASGLLALKEKLGPILWQFPPNFRFHAELMEEFLAALPRDTAGAAELAHRHDDHLPARAWLKTDRKRRLRHCIEVRHESFLVPEFFQLLRKNNVAFVFADTAGKWPYVEEITTDFLYLRLHGDEELYVSGYTEKALREWARRIRHWVEGEARKDAPLVLPPRKRAVRDIFVYFDNDAKVKAPRDAKRLAELLGVQAER; encoded by the coding sequence ATGGCCGCACGCGTCCACATCGGCATCTCCGGATGGACGTATGCGCCATGGCGGGGCGTGTTCTTTCCGAAAGGCCTGCGTCAGAGCGACGAACTCGCGTTTGCCGCGCGCGCCTTTTCGACCATCGAGATCAACGGCACGCACTACTCGCTGCAAAAGCCGGCGTCCTTCCAACGCTGGCGGGACGAAACCCCGGCCGGATTCATTTTCTCGGTCAAGGCGAACCGATACATCACGCACCTCCGACGCCTGCGCAACGTGAAGGTGCCCATGGCAAATTTCTTCGCCTCCGGCCTGCTGGCGTTGAAAGAAAAGCTCGGGCCGATTCTCTGGCAATTCCCGCCGAACTTCCGGTTCCATGCGGAGCTGATGGAGGAGTTTCTTGCGGCACTCCCTCGCGACACGGCGGGCGCGGCCGAACTCGCACATCGGCACGACGATCATCTTCCCGCTCGGGCATGGCTGAAGACCGATCGGAAGCGTCGGTTACGGCATTGCATCGAGGTGCGCCACGAAAGCTTTCTCGTCCCGGAGTTTTTCCAGCTGCTTCGCAAAAACAACGTGGCTTTCGTCTTTGCCGATACCGCCGGCAAATGGCCTTATGTCGAGGAAATCACCACCGACTTCCTCTATCTGCGCCTTCATGGCGATGAGGAACTCTACGTCAGCGGCTACACGGAAAAGGCCTTGCGGGAATGGGCGCGCCGCATCCGACATTGGGTGGAAGGCGAAGCGCGAAAAGACGCGCCGCTTGTCCTGCCGCCGCGCAAGCGCGCCGTCCGCGACATCTTCGTTTATTTCGACAACGACGCGAAAGTGAAGGCGCCGCGCGATGCGAAGCGCCTCGCCGAACTGCTCGGCGTGCAGGCGGAGCGCTAA
- the bamE gene encoding outer membrane protein assembly factor BamE: MVYPLLASVCILALAACDATSVTLTQENLDKVQDGMTSAQVKSILGSPSASKDEPIPVVGGTRTTYTYESKDGDRVVIVLKNDTVQSKEGTFPSKK, from the coding sequence ATGGTTTATCCCCTCCTGGCCAGCGTCTGCATTCTCGCGTTGGCGGCTTGCGATGCGACCTCGGTGACTCTCACCCAGGAAAATCTCGACAAGGTTCAGGATGGAATGACGTCCGCGCAGGTGAAGTCGATTTTGGGCAGTCCCTCGGCATCGAAGGACGAGCCGATCCCGGTCGTCGGTGGCACCAGGACGACCTACACCTACGAAAGCAAGGACGGGGATCGCGTCGTGATTGTGCTCAAGAATGACACCGTTCAATCGAAGGAAGGCACTTTCCCGTCGAAAAAATAA
- a CDS encoding class I SAM-dependent methyltransferase: MPVVGLFHANSECMASIYDHPGTYDLEHSGSQPDIGFFQRLVEMYRPARILEFACGNGRLTIPMAQTASAWGAVVTGVDSSHAMLESARRAEDASLVQWKEGDVTSGNADERYDFIFSGCGSLSHLLTIEEQISAWNHAFESLAPGGRFVVAEVAPDYPTLAESMLSPSHSVLRLDGDFEDEDQRLLRCRATRYQADTQRMSVRYFYDRFSETEKGARFVDDYEAHVYFPNELRLLFRLGGFEIESEWGDYHGGSLSHRSRTIILCGVRAA; the protein is encoded by the coding sequence ATGCCCGTGGTCGGTCTTTTCCATGCGAACTCGGAGTGCATGGCGTCGATCTACGATCACCCCGGAACTTACGATCTGGAGCACAGCGGCTCCCAGCCCGACATCGGATTCTTTCAAAGACTGGTGGAGATGTATCGCCCCGCCCGCATTCTGGAATTTGCCTGCGGGAATGGGCGGCTAACGATCCCGATGGCGCAGACCGCGTCCGCCTGGGGCGCCGTTGTTACGGGGGTGGATTCCAGCCATGCGATGCTGGAATCGGCCCGGCGCGCCGAAGATGCCAGTCTCGTCCAATGGAAGGAAGGGGACGTGACATCCGGGAACGCGGACGAGAGATACGATTTCATTTTCTCGGGATGTGGCTCCCTGAGCCATTTGCTCACGATCGAGGAGCAAATTTCCGCATGGAATCATGCGTTCGAATCGCTCGCTCCAGGCGGCCGATTCGTTGTGGCCGAGGTGGCTCCCGATTACCCGACACTGGCCGAGTCCATGCTTTCGCCGAGCCACAGCGTGCTTCGCCTGGACGGCGATTTCGAGGATGAGGATCAGCGGCTGCTTCGCTGCCGCGCGACCCGTTATCAGGCAGACACGCAACGAATGAGCGTTCGTTATTTCTACGATCGTTTTTCGGAGACGGAGAAAGGTGCCCGATTTGTCGACGACTACGAAGCGCACGTGTATTTCCCCAATGAACTCCGGCTGCTTTTCCGCCTGGGGGGATTCGAGATCGAGTCGGAATGGGGAGATTACCACGGAGGTTCGCTGAGCCATCGTTCGCGGACCATCATCCTGTGCGGAGTGCGTGCCGCGTAA
- a CDS encoding SDR family oxidoreductase: MRTWQIAALGGAALLLGSGVLRRRKTPLDGKVVAITGGSRGLGLELARVFGSRGARLALIARNEAELQRAAAELGEHGIEVSIWPADLTEGDACETLPEKIATHHGAIDILVNNAGEIVVGPFETFTHDDFHRSLAIHLWAPLRLTQAVLSVMKRQGGGRIANISSIGGKVPVPHLSSYCAGKFALVGLSGALRAELKRDGIVVTTVCPGLMRTGSHWNAMFKGNREAEFAWFGHGASLPGASISAVRAARQIVSAIQRGDADLTITWQAQAAVVAAALTPALVAAAEAVVARLLPEKPDEGGSELASGWESRSRWMPTFLTRLGDRAAVRNNELRGHSPPAR, encoded by the coding sequence ATGCGCACCTGGCAAATAGCGGCACTCGGGGGAGCGGCCCTGCTGCTTGGTTCCGGCGTTCTTCGTCGGCGCAAGACGCCCTTGGACGGAAAAGTGGTCGCCATTACCGGCGGATCTCGTGGACTTGGGCTGGAATTGGCTCGGGTCTTCGGATCTCGAGGCGCCCGGCTGGCCTTGATCGCCCGGAACGAAGCCGAGCTGCAACGAGCCGCAGCCGAACTCGGCGAACACGGAATCGAAGTCAGCATCTGGCCAGCCGATCTCACCGAGGGCGACGCCTGCGAAACACTTCCCGAGAAGATCGCCACTCACCACGGCGCAATCGATATCCTCGTCAACAACGCGGGCGAGATCGTCGTTGGACCTTTCGAAACATTCACGCACGACGACTTCCACCGCTCGCTGGCCATCCACCTGTGGGCGCCGTTGCGACTGACGCAGGCAGTGCTTTCCGTTATGAAACGCCAGGGCGGCGGACGCATTGCGAATATCTCATCGATCGGTGGCAAAGTCCCGGTTCCCCATTTGAGTTCGTATTGCGCAGGCAAGTTCGCCCTCGTCGGTCTCTCCGGCGCGCTCCGCGCCGAGTTGAAGAGGGACGGCATCGTTGTGACGACGGTTTGCCCGGGGCTCATGCGGACCGGCTCGCATTGGAACGCAATGTTCAAAGGAAATCGAGAGGCGGAATTTGCGTGGTTCGGTCATGGCGCGAGCCTTCCCGGCGCGTCGATCAGCGCGGTGCGGGCGGCGCGGCAGATCGTTTCCGCGATCCAGCGAGGCGACGCCGATCTCACGATCACCTGGCAGGCTCAGGCAGCCGTCGTGGCTGCCGCGTTGACACCAGCCCTGGTCGCGGCGGCGGAGGCTGTCGTCGCTCGATTGTTGCCCGAAAAGCCGGATGAAGGCGGTTCGGAACTGGCGAGCGGATGGGAAAGTCGCTCACGGTGGATGCCGACATTCCTGACTCGGCTGGGCGACCGGGCGGCGGTTCGAAACAACGAACTGCGTGGGCATTCACCGCCAGCTCGCTAA
- a CDS encoding DUF3309 domain-containing protein, producing MRLVLIVLLLLLLLGALPAWPYSTGWGYYPSGGLGLILVIVLILALFRRG from the coding sequence ATGCGACTGGTCTTGATCGTTCTCCTCCTGCTTCTCCTCCTCGGCGCGCTCCCTGCCTGGCCCTACAGCACGGGTTGGGGATACTACCCCAGCGGCGGTCTCGGCCTGATCCTGGTGATCGTCCTGATCCTCGCGCTCTTCCGCCGCGGCTGA
- a CDS encoding zinc-dependent alcohol dehydrogenase: protein MKASVFHKPGDIRVDTVPDPTIRHPQDVILKVTSTAICGSDLHIYNGFLPQKRPMVLGHEFMGIVEDAGPEVTAVAKGDRVIIPFPIACGHCFFCQHDLPGHCEESNPEKYGPEGGLFDQKGGALFGYTDFYGGYDGGQAEYVRVPFANVGPRKAPEEFSDDQLLFLTDIFPTGYCGVKWANVQPEDTVAVFGCGPVGLMAQKVAWVFGAKRVIGIDIEDYRLAMAEKSARSETLNAEKSDVVAAIREMTGGRGADVCIDAVGLEARRSLGDKISNVFHGQAGSIKVLETAISAVRRGGQVSVLGVYGMPYDNFPLGQIFDKGIHMHFGQATVQPIIDELIDWVREGRIQLDDIITHRLPLTDAARGYEIFGKKQDNCVKVILQP, encoded by the coding sequence ATGAAGGCGTCCGTTTTTCACAAACCCGGCGATATCCGCGTGGATACCGTTCCCGATCCGACCATCCGGCATCCGCAGGACGTGATCTTGAAAGTCACCTCGACGGCAATCTGCGGCTCCGACCTGCATATCTACAACGGCTTCCTGCCGCAGAAACGGCCGATGGTGCTCGGCCACGAGTTCATGGGCATCGTGGAGGACGCTGGCCCGGAGGTGACCGCGGTCGCGAAGGGGGATCGGGTCATCATCCCGTTCCCCATTGCCTGCGGGCATTGCTTCTTCTGCCAGCACGACCTGCCGGGTCATTGCGAGGAATCGAATCCCGAGAAATACGGCCCCGAAGGCGGGCTTTTCGATCAGAAGGGCGGCGCGCTTTTTGGCTACACGGATTTTTACGGAGGCTATGATGGCGGTCAGGCCGAATACGTGCGGGTGCCTTTCGCCAATGTCGGCCCGCGCAAGGCGCCCGAGGAATTCAGCGACGACCAGCTGCTGTTTCTCACCGACATCTTCCCGACCGGCTACTGCGGAGTGAAGTGGGCAAATGTCCAGCCGGAGGACACTGTGGCGGTCTTCGGCTGCGGCCCGGTCGGGCTGATGGCGCAGAAGGTGGCTTGGGTCTTTGGAGCGAAACGAGTCATCGGCATTGACATCGAGGACTACCGCCTCGCGATGGCGGAAAAATCGGCACGGTCAGAAACGCTGAACGCGGAAAAATCCGACGTGGTTGCCGCGATCCGCGAGATGACTGGCGGCCGGGGCGCGGACGTCTGTATCGACGCGGTTGGCCTCGAGGCGCGTCGTTCTCTGGGCGACAAGATCAGCAATGTCTTCCACGGCCAGGCCGGCAGCATCAAGGTGCTCGAGACTGCGATCAGCGCCGTGCGGCGCGGCGGGCAGGTGAGCGTGCTCGGCGTCTATGGCATGCCCTACGATAATTTCCCGCTCGGCCAGATCTTCGACAAGGGCATCCACATGCATTTCGGTCAGGCCACCGTGCAGCCGATCATCGACGAGCTGATCGATTGGGTGCGCGAAGGCAGGATTCAGCTCGACGACATCATCACCCACCGCCTGCCGCTCACGGACGCCGCGCGCGGCTATGAGATCTTTGGCAAGAAGCAGGACAACTGCGTGAAGGTGATCCTCCAACCGTGA
- a CDS encoding isochorismatase family cysteine hydrolase, whose protein sequence is MIGKGHRAKGGAFSRSHDALLLIDVINDLDFPEGKSLLRAALPAAKKISALKGLAGRAGIPVIYVNDNFGRWRSDFRQQVDHCLQANCIGRPLAELLKPEEEDYFVLKPMHSGFYSTSLEVLLEQLGVQRLILTGFATDLCVLYTANDAYMRNYRLAVPRDCVAAESLRRSRTALEHIGKRLDADISPSAGIRFRKR, encoded by the coding sequence ATGATCGGAAAAGGCCATCGAGCGAAGGGCGGCGCGTTCTCGCGTTCGCACGATGCCCTTCTTCTGATCGACGTCATCAACGACCTCGACTTTCCGGAAGGGAAATCTCTTCTCCGAGCCGCGCTCCCCGCGGCGAAGAAAATCTCCGCCTTGAAGGGCCTGGCCGGTCGCGCCGGAATTCCTGTCATTTACGTGAACGACAATTTCGGACGGTGGCGTTCCGATTTTCGGCAGCAGGTGGACCATTGCCTTCAAGCGAACTGCATCGGCCGACCTCTGGCGGAATTGCTGAAGCCGGAGGAGGAGGATTATTTCGTCCTGAAGCCGATGCACTCCGGCTTTTATTCCACGTCGCTGGAAGTCCTGCTCGAACAACTGGGCGTTCAACGTCTGATCCTGACCGGATTCGCCACGGATCTTTGCGTTCTTTACACGGCCAATGACGCCTACATGCGGAATTATCGACTCGCGGTTCCCCGCGATTGCGTGGCGGCCGAGTCCCTCAGGAGATCCCGCACGGCCCTGGAGCATATCGGCAAGCGACTCGATGCGGACATCTCTCCATCCGCTGGCATCCGATTTCGGAAAAGATGA
- a CDS encoding DUF1440 domain-containing protein, which yields MNLPLRLLFGAIGGFSATAPMTATMLALHRRLPPAKQYPLPPREIAAQAVQTHDRNVDSLVTVASHFAYGAAMGVAYAAVAPSPSQKWGVKGVGAGLAVWSFSYFLLLPLLRILRPAHRHPPERNLLMVIAHLVWGAVLGGFYATIVRDEQSKGLIAGSPFPHHDQA from the coding sequence ATGAATCTTCCGCTCCGGCTTCTCTTCGGTGCAATCGGTGGTTTCAGCGCCACCGCCCCGATGACGGCGACCATGCTCGCTTTGCATCGTCGGCTGCCACCCGCCAAACAATATCCGCTGCCGCCGCGGGAGATCGCGGCGCAGGCGGTCCAGACTCATGATCGGAATGTCGACAGTCTGGTCACTGTCGCCTCGCATTTTGCCTATGGAGCCGCGATGGGGGTGGCTTACGCGGCGGTGGCTCCCAGCCCCTCACAGAAGTGGGGAGTGAAAGGGGTCGGCGCCGGGTTAGCGGTGTGGAGCTTCAGCTATTTTCTGCTGTTGCCGCTCTTGCGAATTCTCCGTCCGGCTCATCGCCATCCTCCCGAGCGGAACCTCCTCATGGTGATCGCGCATCTCGTGTGGGGCGCGGTGCTCGGTGGATTCTACGCGACGATCGTTCGGGATGAACAATCCAAGGGGCTGATCGCAGGTTCGCCGTTCCCACACCACGACCAGGCTTGA
- the ligD gene encoding non-homologous end-joining DNA ligase, which yields MRTRSTLDVGGTKVDVTNLDKVLYPKVGFTKGQVIDYYIRISPVLLPYLENRPITLKRYPDGVEGFFFYEKKCPVHRPKWVKTTKVPKTEGGEIDYCVMNDLPALVWAANLADLELHTFLHVAPKIERPQFLAFDLDPGSPADIVLCCNVGLWLQDLFAALGMESFPKTSGSKGLQVYVPLNTSTTYEKTKPFAHAVAELLEAKAPERVVSRMQKSLRTGKVLVDWSQNDDKKTTINVYSLRARELPTVSTPVSWKEVENAAKKKKPLSFTSDEVLERVEKMGDLFAPVLELKQRLPSLAALKKL from the coding sequence ATGAGGACGCGTTCCACCCTCGACGTCGGCGGGACAAAGGTCGACGTAACCAATCTCGACAAGGTCCTGTATCCCAAAGTCGGATTCACCAAGGGCCAGGTAATCGACTATTACATCCGGATTTCTCCCGTGCTTTTGCCGTATCTCGAGAACCGGCCGATCACCCTCAAACGCTATCCCGACGGCGTGGAGGGATTTTTCTTCTACGAAAAGAAATGTCCCGTCCATCGCCCCAAATGGGTCAAGACCACAAAGGTTCCCAAGACCGAGGGCGGCGAGATCGATTACTGCGTGATGAACGATTTACCCGCACTGGTCTGGGCGGCAAATCTCGCCGATCTGGAATTGCACACGTTCCTCCACGTCGCGCCAAAGATCGAGCGCCCGCAGTTTCTTGCGTTCGATCTCGATCCCGGATCGCCGGCTGACATCGTTCTTTGCTGCAATGTCGGCCTTTGGCTGCAGGATCTTTTCGCCGCGCTGGGCATGGAGAGTTTCCCAAAAACTTCCGGCTCCAAGGGCCTGCAGGTCTACGTGCCGCTCAACACATCGACAACCTACGAAAAAACGAAACCGTTCGCGCACGCGGTCGCGGAATTGCTGGAAGCGAAGGCGCCGGAGCGGGTCGTGTCGCGCATGCAGAAAAGCCTGCGAACTGGCAAGGTTCTCGTCGACTGGAGTCAGAACGACGACAAGAAGACGACGATCAACGTCTACTCACTGCGGGCCAGGGAGCTTCCGACCGTTTCGACTCCGGTGAGCTGGAAAGAAGTCGAAAATGCCGCGAAGAAAAAGAAGCCTCTGTCCTTCACCTCGGATGAAGTGCTCGAGCGGGTGGAAAAGATGGGCGACCTCTTTGCGCCTGTGCTCGAGCTGAAGCAGAGACTGCCCTCCCTCGCGGCCCTGAAGAAGCTGTGA
- the ligD gene encoding non-homologous end-joining DNA ligase — translation MSLAEYKRKRDFSKTAEPPASRPKKAAHRFVIQKHEATRLHYDFRLELDGTLKSWAVPKGIPCEHGEKRLAMHVEDHPVSYIDFEGTIPQGQYGGGTVMVWDRGTFEPLSKSPLKDLKKGKLHFVLSGQKLSGEWYLVRLRDEASWLLIRGGEGMKPVSREADDTSVISGKSMKELAKGDRVWKSRPATAKKTVSTPIPDFIEPMKARLAAHAPKDDGWLYEIKFDGYRALALRGSDEARLLSRNNKDFGAKFPEVLEAVSALKVKDAIIDGEIVALDEEGRSSFQLLQQFEMGRDKPPLYYYVFDLLRLNGKDLSRLPVEKRKAALESILPKRSGVIRYSATLEDDAVALLEHARQLGLEGLIGKRKDSTYEAGSRSGAWIKLKLLREQEFVIGGYTEPEGSRKFFGALIVGVYQRKKLVFCGKVGTGFSHVLLRSMHAAMKRLAIDDCPFSDLPEPRGNRWGQAITKSEMKRCRWIEPRLVCQVKFSEWTQDHHLRQPVFLGLREDKDAAEVVRERPTA, via the coding sequence ATGTCACTCGCCGAATACAAACGAAAACGGGATTTTTCGAAAACGGCCGAGCCGCCGGCATCCAGGCCAAAGAAAGCCGCGCACCGTTTCGTCATTCAAAAGCACGAGGCCACGCGCCTGCATTACGACTTTCGCCTCGAACTCGACGGCACGCTCAAGTCGTGGGCCGTGCCGAAGGGAATCCCCTGCGAGCATGGCGAGAAGCGGCTCGCGATGCATGTCGAGGATCACCCGGTCTCCTACATCGATTTCGAGGGCACGATTCCCCAGGGCCAGTATGGCGGCGGCACGGTCATGGTGTGGGACCGCGGAACCTTCGAGCCCCTGAGCAAATCGCCGTTGAAAGATCTCAAGAAGGGGAAGCTCCACTTCGTCCTGAGCGGCCAGAAGCTTTCCGGCGAATGGTATCTGGTGCGCCTGCGCGACGAGGCCAGCTGGCTGCTCATTCGCGGTGGCGAGGGCATGAAGCCGGTCTCGAGAGAAGCCGACGACACATCGGTGATCTCCGGCAAATCGATGAAAGAGCTGGCGAAGGGAGACCGCGTCTGGAAATCCAGGCCCGCGACTGCGAAGAAGACCGTTTCCACGCCGATCCCGGATTTCATCGAGCCAATGAAAGCTCGCCTCGCCGCTCATGCGCCGAAGGACGATGGCTGGCTCTACGAAATCAAATTCGATGGCTATCGCGCGCTGGCCCTTCGCGGCAGCGATGAAGCCCGACTGCTTTCGCGGAACAACAAAGACTTCGGGGCGAAATTCCCCGAAGTGCTCGAGGCAGTCTCGGCGCTCAAGGTCAAAGATGCCATCATCGACGGCGAGATCGTCGCTCTCGACGAAGAAGGCCGTTCCTCGTTTCAGCTGTTGCAGCAGTTCGAAATGGGCCGCGACAAGCCGCCCCTTTATTATTACGTGTTCGATCTCCTGCGGCTGAACGGGAAGGATCTTTCACGCCTTCCGGTCGAGAAGCGGAAAGCCGCGCTGGAGTCCATCCTTCCAAAGCGCAGCGGGGTGATTCGCTACTCCGCCACTCTGGAAGACGACGCAGTCGCCCTTTTGGAACACGCACGCCAGCTCGGGCTCGAAGGCCTGATCGGAAAACGCAAGGACTCGACTTACGAGGCCGGCTCGCGCAGCGGCGCCTGGATCAAACTCAAACTGCTCCGCGAGCAGGAATTCGTGATCGGTGGCTATACCGAGCCCGAGGGTTCGCGAAAGTTCTTCGGCGCTCTCATAGTGGGCGTTTACCAAAGGAAGAAACTCGTCTTCTGCGGCAAGGTGGGCACGGGATTCTCCCACGTGCTTTTGCGCAGCATGCATGCCGCGATGAAGCGCCTCGCCATTGACGACTGCCCGTTCTCCGACCTGCCCGAGCCGAGAGGCAACCGCTGGGGACAGGCGATCACCAAATCCGAAATGAAGCGCTGCCGCTGGATCGAGCCCAGACTGGTCTGCCAGGTAAAATTCAGCGAGTGGACGCAGGACCACCACCTCCGCCAGCCCGTGTTTCTCGGCCTGCGCGAGGACAAGGATGCCGCCGAGGTCGTGCGGGAAAGGCCGACGGCATGA
- a CDS encoding Ku protein — translation MRSIWKGAITFGLVNIPVALYPATRREELKFRLLRVSDQSPVNYKRVAEADGKEVPWDQIVKGYEYEKGKFVVLKEEDFARVDIEATQTVDILNFVSLDEVNPLLFYKPYYMEAGKGGDRAYVLLREALDETGKIAIAKVVIRTRQHLAAVKPQEHGLILELMHFPQEILDASEFKSPAEKAPSKPEMTMARQLISSMTDKWKPEQYTDEYRDALEKMIEDKLEHGEKTATPSKSRAKPTNVIDLVSVLQQSIEKTSGRAAATRKPGKKSRPTKARKKAA, via the coding sequence ATGAGATCGATCTGGAAAGGAGCCATCACCTTCGGCCTCGTCAACATCCCCGTTGCGCTTTACCCCGCGACCCGCCGCGAGGAACTGAAGTTCCGCCTCCTCAGAGTCTCCGACCAGAGCCCCGTGAACTACAAACGCGTCGCTGAGGCCGACGGGAAGGAAGTCCCGTGGGACCAGATCGTGAAGGGCTACGAGTATGAAAAAGGGAAGTTCGTCGTGCTCAAGGAAGAGGATTTCGCCCGGGTGGATATCGAGGCCACGCAGACAGTCGACATCCTCAACTTCGTCTCTCTCGACGAGGTCAATCCCCTGCTCTTCTACAAACCGTATTACATGGAAGCCGGCAAAGGCGGCGACCGCGCCTACGTGCTTCTCCGCGAAGCGCTCGACGAAACCGGAAAGATCGCCATCGCAAAAGTGGTGATCCGCACCCGTCAGCATCTCGCCGCCGTGAAGCCGCAGGAACACGGCCTCATACTCGAGCTCATGCACTTCCCGCAGGAAATCCTCGATGCGTCCGAGTTCAAGTCGCCCGCCGAGAAGGCGCCTTCGAAGCCCGAGATGACCATGGCCAGGCAGCTCATCTCGAGCATGACCGACAAATGGAAGCCGGAGCAATACACGGACGAGTATCGCGACGCGCTCGAGAAGATGATCGAGGACAAGCTCGAGCATGGAGAAAAGACGGCCACGCCATCGAAGAGCCGGGCCAAACCGACCAACGTGATCGACCTGGTTTCCGTGCTTCAGCAGAGCATCGAAAAGACCTCCGGAAGGGCGGCTGCGACGCGAAAACCGGGCAAGAAATCGAGGCCAACCAAGGCACGGAAAAAGGCTGCCTAG